Genomic window (Flavobacterium oreochromis):
TTTCATTCCATCTTTCCCCGCATCATCTCTATCAAATAGAATTATAATTTCTTTATTTTGCGGAATACTTTTTAATAATTCATCAAGAAAACTTTTTGCATTAGCTGCACCTCCAAAATGTAATATATCAATATCTAAATTGTTTCTTTCGCCTAAAATATCAATTGCCTTATTAATATAATCTACATCTCCTTTGCCTTCTACAAGTAGTAAAGGCTTTTTTGAGCCAATCGCTAATGTTGCATCAATAAAAGAAAATTCATTATCGGTAATATGTTCAATATTTCTTATTGTATCAGTATCGATAACTTCTACACTGGCATTATTGTTATTTACAATGAAAACATTTTCTTCTTCTAATTCTTTTATTAGTTTAGGTGAATGAGTAGTTAAAACTGTAAAATGATTTTTATTTTCAATAAGATTTTTTATTTCTATTTTTCTACTGATATGAAGTGAAACATCAGGTTCGTCATATAATACGATAGAATTATTATCAGCTAAAACAGAAGAAATACATTTTATCAATAATAATTTTTTTCTCCCTCACTTAATTTGCGAACATCTTTGTTATTGAACTCAATATTTATTCTTTTTATAATTTTCTTATTTTTTGGCATTGTTGCTAAAAACAAGAAATCAAATAATTTTCTACACCATTCATTATTATGATTTTCGTTTTGTAGATTTCCAAGGTCGATACTTGAAATTTGTGATACTTTTAATTTTAAATTAGCATCTAATTCTTGTTCATTTTTGATCCTATCAGTAAACTGTGGAATAGTTAATTCACTAGTATTACTAATTGAGTATTTTTCTTTGCGAGTATCATAATCATCAAAAAAATCAAACGATATATCAATATCTTGTAAATCGTTTATTCCCAATAAATTTTTTATGTAATCAATACTTTGTTCATGACATAATAAAGTCAAAAGCGCACTTTCCCAAGAATATTTGTTGATATAAATAAATCGTAATCTCTGATCTAAATAGTTCAGTTTTATTTTATTGAAATATTGTAAATATGGTTTAGAAAAAATATCTTCCCAAAGTCGTAATTCTTCACCACTATAACACGCAATAACTTGACTTGGTAAATATTGTTTTGTGCTTTTTTGTCTTAGTCTATTATTTACAAAAATTTGGTTGTTTTGTAATCGAATTATATTACCATCTTTTTCATATTCTAATAAAAATTCAAAACCTCCAACAGTAGCAATATTAGGAATTGGTTGCTTGTAATAATAACTATGGATAATCTTACTAATAGCTTCTAGTATATTACTTTTACCAGAACCATTTAAACCTATTAAAGCAACGTAATTACTACAATTTTCAAAATTAAAAACTGTGTTTGCCCCTAAATTTTTATATCCATTTACTGATAGCCTTAATAATTTCATATAACCTTTTTAATTGAAAATAGCGTTTTCAAAATTAATAATAGCTTCTTTTCTCAAAGCTTCCGCATTTTGTAAATTTTGGTTTTGCTTATTTTTAATGATGTTGTATTCTTCAATAATTTTTAATTGAATGTCCATCGGAGGAATTACAACAGGATAATTTTTAATCATATCCGCATTCAAGTTTGGTTGATTATTACCAGTTGCAAGTTCTCTCATTCTTTCATACTCATTCATAAGGTAAATCCAAAGGTAGTCTGTAATTACAATTTCATTGTTTATATTAAATAATACCGCACAAGCTTGATTTGTTGTCGCATCTATGCCTAGTTTTGCTGTTCGTCCTCTTGTTTTTCCCTGACCATACATTGCGATTATTAGACTTCCTTTAGGGTATAATTTTGCACTACTATTTTTAATTGCTTCCGATGTAATTTTCTCTTCTGTATCAAAAATAACGTCATCCAATACCTCTCCTGTTTTTATCCAAGGAATATTACCATTATAATAACTT
Coding sequences:
- a CDS encoding toprim domain-containing protein; translated protein: MIKCISSVLADNNSIVLYDEPDVSLHISRKIEIKNLIENKNHFTVLTTHSPKLIKELEEENVFIVNNNNASVEVIDTDTIRNIEHITDNEFSFIDATLAIGSKKPLLLVEGKGDVDYINKAIDILGERNNLDIDILHFGGAANAKSFLDELLKSIPQNKEIIILFDRDDAGKDGMKSCIRFSRGKANENTYRKNNCFYLMLPKTVTHNGDDFLIEDYFPNNKKTDIASNLITSANGAFNNFPKDLKQKIKDELSRSINSYIVQDLEGFQTLLDKLKSIISKQEIFHNEEN